The Strigops habroptila isolate Jane chromosome 8, bStrHab1.2.pri, whole genome shotgun sequence genome includes a window with the following:
- the TADA1 gene encoding transcriptional adapter 1 isoform X3, producing MATYVSELEAAKKSLSEALGENVKQYWANLKLWFKQKISKEEFDLEARRLLTQDNVHSHNDFLLAILTRCQILVSAPEGAGTLPWPGGSATKPGKPKGKKKISSVRQKFDHRFQPQNPLSGAQQFVAKDPQEDDDLKLCSHTMMLPTRGQLEGRMIVTAYEHGLDNVTEEAVTAVVYAVENHLKDILTSVISRRKAYRLRDGHFKYAFGSNVNPQPYLKNSVVAYNNLIECPPTCAAPSAGQSLAPQPLPDDAEQQAALLLACSGDTLPASLPPVNMYDLFEALQVHKEVIPAHTVYALNIERIVMKLWHPNHEELQQDKIHRERLAAKEGLLLC from the exons ATGGCGACGTACGTGAGCGAGCTGGAGGCGGCTAAGAAGAGCCTCAGCGAGGCGCTGGGCGAGAACGTGAAGCA GTACTGGGCCAACTTGAAGCTGTGGTTCAAGCAGAAGATCAGTAAGGAGGAGTTTGACCTGGAAGCACGCAGGCTTCTCACGCAAGACAATG TCCACTCTCACAACGATTTCCTCCTGGCCATTCTTACCCGATGCCAGATCTTGGTTTCTGCACCAG AAGGTGCTGGAACTCTGCCGTGGCCAGGTGGCTCTGCAACTAAACCTGGAAAacccaaaggaaagaaaaagatatctTCTGTTCGACAAAAGTTTGAT CACCGGTTCCAGCCTCAGAATCCGCTGTCTGGAGCCCAGCAATTTGTGGCAAAGGATCCTCAGGAAGATGATGATTTGAAGCTGTGTTCTCATACCATGATGCTTCCTACACGTGGCCAGTTAGAAGGAAGGATGATCGTAACAGCATATGAGCATGGGCTAGACAATGTTACAGAGGAGGCAGTGACGGCAGTTGTTTATGCTGTAGAG AACCATCTTAAGGATATTCTGACATCTGTGATATCCCGGCGGAAAGCCTATCGTCTGAGAGATGGCCATTTCAAATATGCCTTTGGAAGCAATGTTAACCCTCAGCCATATCTGAAGAACAGTGTTGTTGCTTACAACAATTTAATTGAGTG CCCTCCAACCTGTGCGGCGCCTTCTGCTGGTCAGAGTCTAGCTCCACAGCCCCTGCCCGATGATgctgagcagcaggcagcactaCTCCTGGCATGCTCTGGAGACACCTTACCAGCATCCCTCCCACCAGTGAACATGTATGACCTTTTTGAGGCATTGCAG GTGCACAAAGAAGTTATTCCTGCGCACACTGTCTATGCTCTAAACATTGAGAGAATTGTCATGAAACTCTGGCATCCAAACCAcgaggagctgcagcaggataAAATCCATCGCGAGCGCCTGGCAGCAAAGGAGGGCCTTCTACTCTGCTAG
- the TADA1 gene encoding transcriptional adapter 1 isoform X1 yields the protein MATYVSELEAAKKSLSEALGENVKQYWANLKLWFKQKISKEEFDLEARRLLTQDNEGAGTLPWPGGSATKPGKPKGKKKISSVRQKFDHRFQPQNPLSGAQQFVAKDPQEDDDLKLCSHTMMLPTRGQLEGRMIVTAYEHGLDNVTEEAVTAVVYAVENHLKDILTSVISRRKAYRLRDGHFKYAFGSNVNPQPYLKNSVVAYNNLIECPPTCAAPSAGQSLAPQPLPDDAEQQAALLLACSGDTLPASLPPVNMYDLFEALQVHKEVIPAHTVYALNIERIVMKLWHPNHEELQQDKIHRERLAAKEGLLLC from the exons ATGGCGACGTACGTGAGCGAGCTGGAGGCGGCTAAGAAGAGCCTCAGCGAGGCGCTGGGCGAGAACGTGAAGCA GTACTGGGCCAACTTGAAGCTGTGGTTCAAGCAGAAGATCAGTAAGGAGGAGTTTGACCTGGAAGCACGCAGGCTTCTCACGCAAGACAATG AAGGTGCTGGAACTCTGCCGTGGCCAGGTGGCTCTGCAACTAAACCTGGAAAacccaaaggaaagaaaaagatatctTCTGTTCGACAAAAGTTTGAT CACCGGTTCCAGCCTCAGAATCCGCTGTCTGGAGCCCAGCAATTTGTGGCAAAGGATCCTCAGGAAGATGATGATTTGAAGCTGTGTTCTCATACCATGATGCTTCCTACACGTGGCCAGTTAGAAGGAAGGATGATCGTAACAGCATATGAGCATGGGCTAGACAATGTTACAGAGGAGGCAGTGACGGCAGTTGTTTATGCTGTAGAG AACCATCTTAAGGATATTCTGACATCTGTGATATCCCGGCGGAAAGCCTATCGTCTGAGAGATGGCCATTTCAAATATGCCTTTGGAAGCAATGTTAACCCTCAGCCATATCTGAAGAACAGTGTTGTTGCTTACAACAATTTAATTGAGTG CCCTCCAACCTGTGCGGCGCCTTCTGCTGGTCAGAGTCTAGCTCCACAGCCCCTGCCCGATGATgctgagcagcaggcagcactaCTCCTGGCATGCTCTGGAGACACCTTACCAGCATCCCTCCCACCAGTGAACATGTATGACCTTTTTGAGGCATTGCAG GTGCACAAAGAAGTTATTCCTGCGCACACTGTCTATGCTCTAAACATTGAGAGAATTGTCATGAAACTCTGGCATCCAAACCAcgaggagctgcagcaggataAAATCCATCGCGAGCGCCTGGCAGCAAAGGAGGGCCTTCTACTCTGCTAG
- the TADA1 gene encoding transcriptional adapter 1 isoform X2, giving the protein MATYVSELEAAKKSLSEALGENVKQYWANLKLWFKQKISKEEFDLEARRLLTQDNVHSHNDFLLAILTRCQILVSAPEGAGTLPWPGGSATKPGKPKGKKKISSVRQKFDHRFQPQNPLSGAQQFVAKDPQEDDDLKLCSHTMMLPTRGQLEGRMIVTAYEHGLDNVTEEAVTAVVYAVENHLKDILTSVISRRKAYRLRDGHFKYAFGSNVNPQPYLKNSVVAYNNLIECPPTCAAPSAGQSLAPQPLPDDAEQQAALLLACSGDTLPASLPPVNMCTKKLFLRTLSML; this is encoded by the exons ATGGCGACGTACGTGAGCGAGCTGGAGGCGGCTAAGAAGAGCCTCAGCGAGGCGCTGGGCGAGAACGTGAAGCA GTACTGGGCCAACTTGAAGCTGTGGTTCAAGCAGAAGATCAGTAAGGAGGAGTTTGACCTGGAAGCACGCAGGCTTCTCACGCAAGACAATG TCCACTCTCACAACGATTTCCTCCTGGCCATTCTTACCCGATGCCAGATCTTGGTTTCTGCACCAG AAGGTGCTGGAACTCTGCCGTGGCCAGGTGGCTCTGCAACTAAACCTGGAAAacccaaaggaaagaaaaagatatctTCTGTTCGACAAAAGTTTGAT CACCGGTTCCAGCCTCAGAATCCGCTGTCTGGAGCCCAGCAATTTGTGGCAAAGGATCCTCAGGAAGATGATGATTTGAAGCTGTGTTCTCATACCATGATGCTTCCTACACGTGGCCAGTTAGAAGGAAGGATGATCGTAACAGCATATGAGCATGGGCTAGACAATGTTACAGAGGAGGCAGTGACGGCAGTTGTTTATGCTGTAGAG AACCATCTTAAGGATATTCTGACATCTGTGATATCCCGGCGGAAAGCCTATCGTCTGAGAGATGGCCATTTCAAATATGCCTTTGGAAGCAATGTTAACCCTCAGCCATATCTGAAGAACAGTGTTGTTGCTTACAACAATTTAATTGAGTG CCCTCCAACCTGTGCGGCGCCTTCTGCTGGTCAGAGTCTAGCTCCACAGCCCCTGCCCGATGATgctgagcagcaggcagcactaCTCCTGGCATGCTCTGGAGACACCTTACCAGCATCCCTCCCACCAGTGAACAT GTGCACAAAGAAGTTATTCCTGCGCACACTGTCTATGCTCTAA
- the PRDX6 gene encoding peroxiredoxin-6, with protein sequence MRRGGAAGAGAAGSAMPGLLLGDEAPNFEADTTHGRIRFHDFLGDSWGILFSHPRDFTPVCTTELGRAAKLASEFSKRNVKMIALSIDSVQDHMCWSKDINAYNGGQPEEKLPFPIIADPNRELAVKLGMLDPDERDKDGIPLTARVVFVFGPDKKLKLSILYPATTGRNFDEILRVVDSLQLTAYKKVATPVDWKPGDSVMVVPTLPDEEAKKLFPKGVFTKDLPSGKKYLRYTPQPE encoded by the exons ATGCGCAGAGGCGGCGCCGCAGGAGCCGGGGCGGCGGGTTCAGCCATGCCGGGGTTGCTGCTGGGCGACGAGGCGCCCAACTTCGAGGCGGACACCACGCACGGGCGAATCCGCTTCCACGACTTCCTGGGAGACTC atggGGCATCCTTTTCTCCCACCCGCGGGACTTCACACCCGTCTGCACCACAGAGCTTGGCCGGGCAGCAAAGCTGGCCTCTGAGTTCAGCAAGCGCAATGTGAAGATGATCGCCCTCTCCATTGACAGCGTCCAAGACCACATGTGCTGGAGTAAG GACATCAATGCATACAATGGGGGACAACCTGAGGAGAAactccccttccccatcatTGCTGATCCGAACCGGGAGCTGGCTGTCAAGCTGGGCATGCTGGACCCAGATGAGCGGGACAAGGACGGCATACCCCTGACTGCTCGCGTG GTGTTCGTTTTTGGCCCGGATAAGAAGCTGAAACTCTCCATACTGTACCCAGCCACCACTGGGAGAAACTTTGATGAGATCCTGAGAGTGGTGGACTCCCTGCAGCTGACAGCATACAAGAAAGTTGCTACCCCTGTGGACTGGAAG CCTGGTGACAGTGTCATGGTCGTGCCCACCTTACCTGATGAGGAAGCCAAGAAGCTCTTTCCCAAAGGAGTCTTCACAAAGGACCTCCCATCGGGCAAGAAGTACCTGCGTTATACCCCGCAGCCGGAGTGA